The following are encoded in a window of Nibricoccus aquaticus genomic DNA:
- a CDS encoding thioredoxin family protein translates to MKNILKSFSTAAVLAALTVTSAFASAEVGQAAPDFSLTDVNGKTHKLSDYRGKTVVLEWVNPECPFVVKQYESSGNMPALQKAAAADGVVWLSINSGKAGAQGDFEPTKVAAWSSKTGAAPAAYFRDSDGTVGKLYGAKTTPHMYVITAEGTLVYNGAIDSIRSTKAEDIAKATNYVTAALASVKAGQPVSKATSEPYGCSVKY, encoded by the coding sequence ATGAAAAACATCCTGAAATCGTTCTCTACCGCGGCTGTGCTGGCCGCTTTGACCGTAACGAGTGCATTTGCCTCTGCTGAAGTTGGCCAGGCTGCGCCTGATTTTTCGCTCACCGATGTGAACGGCAAGACGCACAAGCTCTCGGACTATCGCGGCAAGACCGTGGTGTTGGAGTGGGTGAATCCGGAGTGTCCGTTTGTGGTGAAGCAGTATGAGAGCAGCGGCAACATGCCCGCGCTTCAGAAGGCTGCGGCGGCCGATGGTGTGGTGTGGCTCTCGATCAACTCGGGCAAGGCGGGCGCGCAGGGTGACTTCGAGCCGACGAAGGTCGCGGCGTGGTCGTCGAAAACGGGCGCGGCTCCTGCGGCTTATTTCCGCGATAGCGACGGCACGGTGGGCAAGCTCTACGGCGCGAAGACGACGCCGCATATGTACGTGATCACGGCTGAAGGTACGCTGGTCTACAATGGCGCGATCGACAGCATCCGTTCGACCAAGGCGGAAGACATCGCGAAGGCTACGAACTATGTGACGGCGGCGCTGGCTTCTGTGAAGGCTGGTCAGCCGGTCTCGAAGGCAACGAGCGAGCCGTATGGGTGCTCGGTGAAGTACTGA
- the hisF gene encoding imidazole glycerol phosphate synthase subunit HisF — protein MLSRRIIPCLDVTNGRVVKGIKFQELRDAGDPVESAKAYDAQGADELVFLDITASSDGRGIMHDVVARTAEQCFMPLTVGGGLRSVDNIEAMLKSGADKVSLNTAAIKAPQLIADAARRFGNQCIVLAIDAKREPDGKSWRVYTHGGRNPTDLNAVDWAKKAVSLGAGEILLTSMDRDGTGIGYDVELTRAISEAVEVPVIASGGAGQMEHFADVLEAGRASAVLAATLFHFGTFTVPQVKDYLATRSIPVRR, from the coding sequence ATGCTCTCGCGCCGAATAATTCCCTGTCTCGACGTCACCAACGGCCGCGTCGTCAAAGGCATCAAGTTCCAGGAACTCCGCGACGCCGGCGATCCCGTCGAATCTGCCAAAGCCTACGACGCACAAGGCGCCGACGAACTCGTCTTCCTCGACATCACCGCCTCCAGCGACGGCCGCGGCATCATGCACGACGTCGTCGCCCGCACCGCCGAGCAATGCTTCATGCCCCTCACCGTCGGCGGCGGCCTCCGCTCCGTCGACAACATCGAGGCCATGCTCAAAAGCGGCGCCGATAAAGTCTCGCTCAACACCGCCGCGATCAAAGCCCCGCAGCTCATCGCCGACGCCGCCCGACGTTTCGGCAACCAATGCATCGTCCTCGCGATCGACGCGAAGCGTGAACCTGACGGCAAATCCTGGCGTGTTTACACCCACGGCGGCCGCAACCCCACCGACCTCAACGCCGTCGATTGGGCCAAAAAAGCCGTCTCCCTTGGCGCCGGTGAAATCCTCCTCACCTCGATGGACCGCGACGGCACCGGCATTGGCTACGACGTCGAACTCACCCGCGCGATTAGCGAAGCCGTCGAAGTCCCCGTCATCGCCAGCGGCGGCGCCGGCCAGATGGAACACTTCGCCGACGTCCTCGAAGCCGGCCGCGCCAGCGCCGTCCTCGCCGCGACCCTCTTCCACTTCGGCACCTTCACCGTGCCGCAAGTTAAAGACTACCTCGCCACCCGTAGCATCCCCGTCCGCCGCTAA
- a CDS encoding exosortase/archaeosortase family protein, translating to MTRPSAAPSGPAPAPFSSLPATARLCAALLAALLLIWSLHLWPQWLHNPDLSHGLFTPLIFFLLLHESRTRGTARWLPANALTTTALALALLIGLLLLALAGIYAAAVGWTHALVNFLAAFALCALLTAAWLAAAHARIRALPVNWPAAIAVSLWLLSAPIPPGTYTRLTQSLQLWVTDVVLSALHTLGIPALKNGNIIELATVSVGVEEACSGVRSLLSCIFAGLFFSAALVRSTGHRIVLIVLAPLLALAMNIARSLTLTLLANAGIDISGTWHDATGFAVLALTAALLAALALLLEKFSRPRPAPTSVSVSQPSTLNPQLSAPSAFHPSPVTLHLSLLTSGLLAASTLTVFFILNTRPSTRPASTPPDLAALLPATVPGWQTVTSDDLYRFSAQLQTSQLFQRSYARDTPDGPLQITAYLAYWPGGQSTVSLVASHTPDACWPGAGWQPDSSASSRETLALGPHTLPPAEHRFFTHERYPQHVWYWHLNDGQVIHHDGLGSPLKLLRLALRYGFRRDGDQFFIRISSNQPWEKIAQDPLLADILKNLHPLGL from the coding sequence ATGACGCGCCCCTCCGCCGCTCCCTCCGGCCCCGCGCCCGCTCCGTTCTCCTCGCTGCCCGCCACTGCGCGTCTCTGCGCCGCCCTCCTCGCCGCACTCCTGCTCATCTGGAGCCTCCACCTCTGGCCTCAATGGCTCCATAACCCCGACCTCTCCCACGGCCTCTTCACGCCACTCATCTTTTTCCTCCTCCTCCACGAGTCCCGCACCCGCGGCACCGCCCGCTGGCTCCCCGCCAACGCGCTGACGACCACCGCGCTCGCCCTCGCACTCCTCATCGGCCTTCTCCTCCTCGCCCTCGCGGGCATCTACGCCGCTGCCGTCGGCTGGACCCACGCCCTCGTCAACTTCCTCGCCGCCTTCGCTCTCTGCGCGTTACTCACCGCCGCCTGGCTCGCCGCCGCCCACGCCCGCATCCGCGCCCTCCCCGTCAACTGGCCCGCCGCCATCGCCGTTTCCCTCTGGCTCCTCAGCGCGCCGATCCCGCCGGGCACCTACACGCGCCTCACCCAAAGCCTCCAACTCTGGGTCACCGACGTCGTTCTCTCCGCCCTCCACACTCTCGGCATCCCAGCCCTGAAAAACGGCAACATCATCGAACTCGCCACCGTTTCCGTCGGCGTCGAGGAAGCCTGCAGCGGCGTCCGCAGCCTCCTCTCCTGCATCTTCGCCGGCCTCTTCTTTTCCGCCGCCCTCGTCCGCTCCACTGGCCACCGCATCGTGCTCATCGTCCTCGCGCCGCTCCTCGCGCTCGCGATGAACATCGCCCGCTCCCTCACGCTCACCCTCCTCGCCAACGCCGGTATCGACATTTCGGGCACCTGGCACGACGCCACCGGCTTCGCCGTCCTAGCCCTCACCGCCGCCCTCCTCGCCGCCCTCGCCCTCCTCCTGGAAAAATTCTCCCGCCCACGCCCCGCGCCCACGTCTGTTTCCGTCTCTCAACCCTCAACTCTCAACCCACAACTCTCCGCCCCCTCCGCCTTTCACCCTTCACCCGTCACCCTTCACCTTTCCCTCCTCACCTCCGGCCTCCTCGCCGCCTCCACCCTCACCGTCTTCTTCATTCTCAACACCCGCCCGTCCACCCGCCCCGCCTCCACCCCGCCCGATCTCGCTGCGCTTCTCCCGGCCACCGTCCCCGGCTGGCAGACCGTCACCAGCGACGACCTCTACCGCTTCTCCGCCCAGCTCCAGACATCGCAACTCTTCCAACGCAGCTACGCCCGCGACACCCCCGACGGCCCCCTCCAGATCACCGCCTACCTCGCCTACTGGCCCGGCGGCCAGTCCACCGTCAGCCTCGTCGCTTCCCATACCCCCGACGCCTGCTGGCCCGGCGCCGGCTGGCAACCCGACTCCTCCGCCAGCTCCCGCGAAACCCTCGCCCTCGGCCCGCACACGCTCCCACCCGCCGAACACCGCTTCTTCACCCACGAACGCTACCCCCAGCACGTCTGGTATTGGCATCTCAACGACGGCCAGGTCATCCACCACGACGGCCTCGGCTCCCCGCTCAAACTCCTCCGCCTCGCCCTCCGCTACGGCTTCCGCCGCGACGGCGACCAGTTCTTCATCCGCATCTCCAGCAACCAGCCCTGGGAAAAAATCGCCCAAGACCCCCTCCTCGCCGACATCCTCAAAAACCTCCACCCCCTCGGCCTCTGA
- a CDS encoding metallophosphoesterase has protein sequence MTGRIIAIGDIHGCHAEFSELLQRLELQPEDQLILVGDLVNRGPDSCKVIDLAREHRAISLLGNHELRLLNYRKSNDTAFLKESDEDTYRKLRPEDWLYLEQMPLTHYVEALNTVFVHGGFLPDEPWQKQPASVVTRIQVIDSEGRPRKRADAEDSPPWADLWNGPPFVVYGHTPRPEPYKLKWSVGIDTACAMGGHLTAYILPEKRFVQVKARRKYYP, from the coding sequence ATGACAGGACGCATCATCGCCATCGGCGACATCCACGGCTGCCACGCCGAATTCTCCGAGTTACTCCAACGCCTCGAACTCCAACCCGAGGATCAACTCATCCTCGTCGGCGACCTCGTCAACCGCGGCCCCGACAGCTGCAAGGTCATCGACCTCGCCCGCGAACATCGCGCCATCTCCCTCCTCGGCAACCACGAGCTGCGCCTCCTCAACTACCGCAAAAGCAACGACACCGCCTTCCTCAAAGAGTCCGACGAAGACACCTACCGCAAACTTCGTCCCGAAGACTGGCTCTACCTCGAGCAAATGCCGCTCACGCATTACGTCGAAGCGCTCAACACCGTCTTCGTCCACGGCGGCTTTCTCCCCGATGAGCCCTGGCAAAAACAACCCGCCTCTGTCGTCACGCGTATCCAAGTCATCGACTCCGAAGGCCGTCCCCGCAAACGCGCCGACGCAGAAGACTCCCCTCCTTGGGCCGATCTCTGGAACGGCCCGCCCTTCGTCGTCTACGGCCACACCCCGCGCCCCGAACCGTATAAATTAAAATGGTCCGTCGGCATCGACACCGCCTGCGCCATGGGCGGCCACCTCACCGCCTACATTCTCCCCGAAAAACGCTTCGTCCAAGTCAAAGCCCGCCGCAAATACTACCCCTGA
- a CDS encoding sigma-70 family RNA polymerase sigma factor, which produces MPCVSTCPHPLDAFALTPRNARRWHAPAPAPLRRMSPAAAEPTPPTDVHAQNAADAALLREIASGNKDALARLYDRFSRPLFAVALRILHDRAEAEDVVHDIFISLWQKAATFEAARCSALGWAIALTRNRAIDRLRTRRRRGEILDTSAPADLGYDETASTAESSSLDLSFKERATTVRQAVTQLSAEQRTALELAFFSGLTQQEIAARLHEPLGTVKARIRRGLLKLRDLLADRL; this is translated from the coding sequence ATGCCCTGCGTCTCAACCTGCCCGCATCCGCTCGATGCCTTCGCGCTCACACCGCGCAACGCTCGCCGCTGGCACGCACCCGCACCGGCCCCTCTCCGCCGCATGAGCCCCGCCGCCGCCGAGCCCACGCCCCCGACCGACGTCCACGCGCAAAACGCCGCCGACGCCGCCCTCCTCCGCGAAATCGCCTCGGGTAACAAAGACGCCCTCGCCCGCCTCTACGACCGCTTCTCCCGCCCCCTCTTCGCCGTCGCCCTCCGCATCCTTCACGACCGCGCAGAAGCCGAGGACGTCGTCCACGACATCTTCATCTCGCTCTGGCAAAAAGCCGCCACCTTCGAAGCGGCCCGCTGCTCCGCCCTCGGCTGGGCCATCGCCCTTACCCGCAACCGTGCCATCGACCGCCTCCGCACCCGCCGCCGCCGTGGCGAAATCCTGGATACCTCCGCCCCCGCTGACCTCGGCTACGACGAAACCGCATCCACCGCCGAAAGTTCCTCCCTCGATCTTTCCTTCAAAGAACGCGCCACCACCGTCCGTCAGGCCGTCACTCAACTCTCCGCCGAACAACGCACCGCCCTCGAACTCGCCTTCTTCTCGGGCCTTACCCAGCAGGAAATCGCCGCCCGCCTCCACGAGCCACTCGGCACCGTCAAAGCCCGCATCCGCCGCGGCCTCCTCAAACTTCGCGACCTGCTCGCCGACCGCCTATGA